One stretch of Juglans microcarpa x Juglans regia isolate MS1-56 chromosome 3D, Jm3101_v1.0, whole genome shotgun sequence DNA includes these proteins:
- the LOC121255462 gene encoding annexin D2-like isoform X1 — protein sequence MAASSFQGNERYEFDCQILHHYLSGNGTINNQKLVDIFVHRSSFEFKLIRQTYAALYGQNVLHLFSNIQRNNPVARAAYLRMIEPQERDAEITRNSLFGGSVNLNTLIEIACTRPSSELQCIKQTYRSRYNSELEQDVTAKVRGGFKEILLAVLKSCRNCGGRVDMSMAMCDAKTLYEAVESGRTVDQKTIISLLSQRNSGQVKAILVSYKQLYGHEFCKSLKQSKCGQFGREVRIVIRCIQNPEKFFAKQLRMKNADAREILIRIVITRSEIDIKDVNKAFAAKTGSSIEKLVRRDFNDNSKDHKTNNIVADILIGLTKRS from the exons ATGGCTGCCAGTTCTTTCCAAGGCAATGAACGATATGAATTCGATTGccaaattcttcatcattatCTATCTG GCAATGGTACAATCAACAACCAAAAGCTTGTGGATATCTTCGTACATAGAAGTTCCTTTGAGTTCAAGCTCATTCGTCAAACTTATGCTGCTCTTTATGGTCAGAATGTTCTTCATCTCTTCTCAAATATCCAGAGGAACAATCCAGTTGCT AGAGCAGCCTACCTTCGCATGATTGAACCGCAAGAGCGTGACGCCGAGATAACTAGGAACTCGCTTTTCGGAGGGAGTGTGAATCTTAACACTCTCATTGAGATTGCATGCACCCGACCTTCTTCGGAGCTGCAGTGTATTAAGCAAACCTACCGCTCAAGATACAATTCTGAACTTGAGCAAGATGTCACAGCAAAAGTCAGGGGCGGATTCAAAGAG ATTCTGCTGGCGGTTTTGAAGTCGTGTCGCAACTGTGGTGGGAGAGTGGACATGAGCATGGCCATGTGCGATGCCAAGACTCTGTATGAAGCAGTGGAAAGTGGGAGGACTGTGGACCAGAAGACCATCATTTCGCTTTTAAGTCAGCGGAATTCTGGCCAAGTCAAAGCCATTCTCGTCTCCTACAAACAGCTATATGGCCATGAATTCTGCAAGTCGCTGAAACAAAGCAAATGCGGGCAATTTGGAAGAGAGGTACGAATCGTGATTCGATGCATACAAAATCCTGAAAAGTTCTTTGCCAAACAGCTAAGGATGAAGAATGCTGATGCTCGGGAGATTTTGATCCGGATAGTGATCACTAGGTCCGAGATAGATATTAAAGACGTTAACAAGGCTTTTGCAGCTAAAACAGGCAGTTCCATTGAGAAACTTGTGAGAAGGGATTTCAATGATAATAGTAAAGATCATAAGACTAATAACATTGTAGCTGATATCTTGATTGGACTAACGAAACGTAGTTGA
- the LOC121255462 gene encoding annexin D2-like isoform X2, producing the protein MAASSFQGNERYEFDCQILHHYLSGNGTINNQKLVDIFVHRSSFEFKLIRQTYAALYGQNVLHLFSNIQRNNPVARAAYLRMIEPQERDAEITRNSLFGGSVNLNTLIEIACTRPSSELQCIKQTYRSRYNSELEQDVTAKVRGGFKESCRNCGGRVDMSMAMCDAKTLYEAVESGRTVDQKTIISLLSQRNSGQVKAILVSYKQLYGHEFCKSLKQSKCGQFGREVRIVIRCIQNPEKFFAKQLRMKNADAREILIRIVITRSEIDIKDVNKAFAAKTGSSIEKLVRRDFNDNSKDHKTNNIVADILIGLTKRS; encoded by the exons ATGGCTGCCAGTTCTTTCCAAGGCAATGAACGATATGAATTCGATTGccaaattcttcatcattatCTATCTG GCAATGGTACAATCAACAACCAAAAGCTTGTGGATATCTTCGTACATAGAAGTTCCTTTGAGTTCAAGCTCATTCGTCAAACTTATGCTGCTCTTTATGGTCAGAATGTTCTTCATCTCTTCTCAAATATCCAGAGGAACAATCCAGTTGCT AGAGCAGCCTACCTTCGCATGATTGAACCGCAAGAGCGTGACGCCGAGATAACTAGGAACTCGCTTTTCGGAGGGAGTGTGAATCTTAACACTCTCATTGAGATTGCATGCACCCGACCTTCTTCGGAGCTGCAGTGTATTAAGCAAACCTACCGCTCAAGATACAATTCTGAACTTGAGCAAGATGTCACAGCAAAAGTCAGGGGCGGATTCAAAGAG TCGTGTCGCAACTGTGGTGGGAGAGTGGACATGAGCATGGCCATGTGCGATGCCAAGACTCTGTATGAAGCAGTGGAAAGTGGGAGGACTGTGGACCAGAAGACCATCATTTCGCTTTTAAGTCAGCGGAATTCTGGCCAAGTCAAAGCCATTCTCGTCTCCTACAAACAGCTATATGGCCATGAATTCTGCAAGTCGCTGAAACAAAGCAAATGCGGGCAATTTGGAAGAGAGGTACGAATCGTGATTCGATGCATACAAAATCCTGAAAAGTTCTTTGCCAAACAGCTAAGGATGAAGAATGCTGATGCTCGGGAGATTTTGATCCGGATAGTGATCACTAGGTCCGAGATAGATATTAAAGACGTTAACAAGGCTTTTGCAGCTAAAACAGGCAGTTCCATTGAGAAACTTGTGAGAAGGGATTTCAATGATAATAGTAAAGATCATAAGACTAATAACATTGTAGCTGATATCTTGATTGGACTAACGAAACGTAGTTGA
- the LOC121255473 gene encoding mannose/glucose-specific lectin Cramoll-like — translation MGIPPPKLLLPWLMMAIFLFLIIPSATQLSFSYSDFNKTLILTGNATVSGSVIQLTPNAVDNWGRVIYSEPLHLWDKESGKLAEFTTKFSFIIDSEGKDRYSDGITFFLASPDFPPPRPTDGAGIGLVSRDQARDSSFLDANKFVAVEFDTFRNDELDPPEPVHEHVGININSIRSQNSTPWSSVIKENRTYSASITYDSAAQNLSVTFTGFSNGTIPIQQHLSSIVDLRDYLPERVEFGFSSSTGLLSELHILRSWSFESTPP, via the exons ATGGGTATCCCCCCACCAAAGTTGCTTCTTCCCTGGTTGATGATGGCCATTTTCCTCTTTCTCATAATCCCGTCTGCAACTCAGTTATCCTTCAGCTATTCAGATTTCAACAAAACTTTAATACTTACTGGAAACGCCACAGTCTCGGGTTCAGTCATCCAGCTCACGCCAAACGCAGTGGACAACTGGG GTCGAGTCATATATTCAGAACCGTTGCATCTTTGGGATAAAGAATCCGGAAAACTCGCAGAATTCACTACCAAGTTCTCCTTTATCATCGATTCGGAAGGTAAAGACAGATATTCAGATGGGATCACATTCTTCCTTGCAAGCCCCGATTTCCCACCACCTCGACCAACGGATGGCGCTGGCATTGGCCTTGTCAGCCGCGACCAAGCGAGAGACTCGAGTTTCTTAGATGCAAATAAATTCGTTGCAGTTGAGTTCGATACATTTCGCAACGATGAATTGGACCCTCCGGAGCCTGTTCATGAACACGTCGGTATCAATATCAACAGTATTAGATCTCAGAACTCCACACCATGGTCTAGTGTTATCAAGGAAAACAGAACATATAGTGCTAGTATTACTTACGATTCCGCTGCCCAAAACTTGAGTGTCACCTTCACTGGGTTCAGTAATGGTACCATTCCAATTCAACAGCACCTTTCTTCAATAGTTGATTTGAGAGATTACTTACCAGAACGGGTTGAATTTggcttctcttcctctacagGATTGCTCTCTGAATTGCACATTCTTCGCTCGTGGTCTTTTGAATCGACACCACCTTAA